The following coding sequences lie in one Paracidovorax avenae genomic window:
- a CDS encoding trans-aconitate 2-methyltransferase translates to MKSASATLFDEAYYQRFYFDKKTSVVDPQHMERLGQFVCSYLKYLRVPVERVLDVGCGIGLWKDIVARHFPDARYQGVEFSAYLCERYGWQQGSVVDHVAGEPSDLVVCQGVLPYLSPPDLKTALDNLARLCRGALYLEAVTREDYEQDIIDEDLTDPALFRHRAEAYRRGLSRHFRAVGGGLWLRRSLEVPLFELEYAGE, encoded by the coding sequence TTGAAATCCGCCAGCGCCACCCTGTTCGACGAGGCCTACTACCAGCGCTTCTATTTCGACAAGAAGACCAGCGTGGTGGACCCGCAGCACATGGAGCGCCTGGGCCAGTTCGTGTGCAGCTACCTCAAGTACCTGCGGGTGCCGGTGGAGCGCGTGCTGGACGTGGGCTGCGGCATCGGCCTGTGGAAGGACATCGTGGCGCGCCATTTTCCGGACGCGCGCTACCAGGGGGTGGAGTTCAGTGCCTACCTGTGCGAGCGCTACGGGTGGCAGCAGGGCTCCGTGGTGGACCATGTCGCGGGCGAGCCTTCCGACCTGGTGGTGTGCCAGGGCGTGCTGCCCTACCTGAGCCCGCCGGACCTGAAGACCGCGCTCGACAACCTGGCGCGCCTGTGCCGCGGAGCGCTCTACCTCGAGGCGGTGACGCGCGAGGACTACGAGCAGGACATCATCGACGAAGACCTGACGGACCCCGCCCTGTTCCGCCACCGCGCCGAGGCCTACCGGCGGGGGCTGTCGCGCCATTTCCGGGCCGTGGGCGGAGGGCTGTGGCTGCGGCGCTCGCTGGAAGTCCCGCTGTTCGAACTCGAATACGCAGGCGAATAA
- a CDS encoding RDD family protein: MTLPASAPPDDRIDASQLEYVGFWARLGATLLDTVLLLVVTVPLLAAVYGWDYFKQTERLVAGPADFLISWVLPAVVVLLFWFWRQATPGKMNIGARVVDAETGRPMTPGQAVGRYLAYFVSAIPLCLGFVWVAFDRRKQGWHDKLAGTVVVRPKQRKSESVLFVKGRY, translated from the coding sequence ATGACCCTCCCCGCGAGTGCTCCCCCGGACGACCGCATCGATGCCTCCCAACTCGAATACGTCGGCTTCTGGGCCCGCCTGGGCGCGACGCTGCTCGACACGGTGCTGCTGCTCGTCGTCACCGTGCCGCTGCTGGCGGCCGTCTATGGCTGGGACTATTTCAAGCAGACGGAGCGGCTGGTCGCGGGGCCGGCGGATTTCCTGATCTCCTGGGTGCTGCCTGCAGTGGTCGTGCTGCTGTTCTGGTTCTGGCGGCAGGCCACGCCCGGCAAGATGAACATCGGCGCCCGCGTTGTGGATGCGGAGACCGGCCGGCCCATGACGCCCGGGCAGGCGGTGGGGCGCTACCTCGCGTATTTCGTGTCGGCGATCCCGCTGTGCCTGGGCTTCGTGTGGGTGGCGTTCGACCGGCGCAAGCAGGGCTGGCACGACAAGCTGGCGGGCACGGTGGTGGTGCGGCCGAAGCAGCGCAAGTCCGAGTCGGTGCTGTTCGTCAAGGGCCGGTACTAG
- a CDS encoding alpha/beta fold hydrolase — protein MSALPPALPAALPEPTAHDAWVDSARGRLFARRWQPVPRDAGPAIARAPVILFHDSLGCVALWRDFPAALCQATGRDVIAYDRPGFGRADPCTGALPPDFIAAEARTSLPALCSAFGIGRYVALGHSVGGAMAAHCAADGSGTGDCIALVTVAAQACVEERTLAGIREARDQFQRSPEALQRLARHHGGDGHKAQWVLNAWVDTWLHPDFAGWSQADVLARVACPVLALHGDRDEYGSLEQPAHIARWAAGPARVEILSGAAHVPHRERPHELAERIARFLADLP, from the coding sequence ATGAGCGCCCTTCCGCCCGCCCTGCCCGCCGCACTGCCGGAGCCGACCGCGCACGATGCCTGGGTGGACTCGGCCCGCGGCCGGCTGTTCGCCCGCCGCTGGCAGCCTGTGCCGCGCGACGCAGGCCCCGCCATCGCACGGGCCCCCGTCATCCTCTTCCACGACTCGCTGGGCTGCGTGGCACTGTGGCGCGACTTCCCCGCGGCGCTGTGCCAAGCCACCGGCCGCGACGTGATCGCCTACGACCGGCCGGGCTTCGGCCGCGCCGATCCCTGCACGGGCGCGCTGCCACCGGATTTCATCGCGGCCGAGGCACGTACCAGCCTGCCCGCGCTGTGCTCGGCATTCGGCATCGGCCGCTACGTGGCACTCGGCCACAGCGTGGGCGGGGCCATGGCCGCCCATTGCGCGGCGGACGGCAGCGGCACGGGTGATTGCATCGCCCTCGTCACCGTGGCCGCGCAGGCCTGCGTGGAAGAACGCACGCTGGCGGGCATCCGCGAGGCACGCGACCAGTTCCAGCGCAGCCCCGAGGCGCTGCAGCGGCTCGCCCGCCACCACGGCGGCGACGGGCACAAGGCGCAGTGGGTGCTGAACGCCTGGGTCGATACCTGGCTGCACCCGGACTTCGCCGGCTGGTCGCAGGCCGACGTGCTGGCGCGCGTGGCCTGCCCCGTGCTCGCCCTGCACGGCGACCGGGACGAATACGGATCCCTCGAGCAGCCCGCGCACATCGCCCGCTGGGCGGCCGGGCCCGCGCGCGTGGAGATCCTGTCCGGCGCCGCGCATGTGCCGCACCGCGAGCGGCCGCATGAGCTCGCGGAGCGCATCGCGCGCTTCCTCGCGGATCTGCCGTGA
- a CDS encoding Fic family protein, protein MWSDNVPRRRTYVWQRPDWPQWRFDALALAAPLAEVHRAQGHLAGRMAGVGLAQRDQATLRALTQEVVTTSAIEGESLDLDAVRSSIARRLGVDIGALAPSDRHVDGVVDMVLDATQRFAEPLTTERLFGWHAALFPTGYSGRLRIRTGAWRNDAAGPMQVVSGPVGREKVHYEAPPATALDAETAAFLHWFDAPPAGDPIVHAGLAHLWLVTLHPFDDGNGRISRAVGDMALARAEGSAQRFYSLSAQIQRERKRYYEQLEATQRGTLDVTPWLAWFLGCLLRAVQGADGLVADVLAKAQFWQRWADMPVNARQTLVLNRVLDGMEGKLSNARWAAIAKCSSDTALRDINDLLGKGVLVRVEGGGRNVAYALVQ, encoded by the coding sequence ATGTGGTCCGACAACGTCCCTCGCCGCCGTACCTACGTCTGGCAGCGCCCCGACTGGCCACAGTGGCGCTTCGATGCATTGGCCCTGGCAGCGCCCCTGGCGGAGGTGCACCGCGCCCAGGGCCATCTGGCCGGGCGCATGGCCGGGGTGGGACTGGCGCAACGGGACCAGGCCACATTGCGCGCACTGACCCAGGAAGTCGTCACCACCAGCGCCATCGAGGGCGAATCCCTGGATCTGGACGCCGTGCGCTCGTCCATCGCGCGTCGCCTGGGGGTGGATATCGGCGCGCTGGCCCCGTCCGACCGGCATGTGGACGGCGTGGTGGACATGGTGCTGGACGCCACCCAGCGCTTTGCCGAGCCGCTGACCACGGAACGCCTCTTCGGCTGGCATGCCGCGCTCTTCCCCACGGGCTACAGCGGCCGGCTGCGCATCCGCACCGGCGCCTGGCGCAACGATGCGGCAGGGCCCATGCAGGTGGTCTCGGGCCCTGTCGGCCGCGAGAAAGTGCATTACGAAGCCCCGCCTGCCACGGCGCTGGACGCAGAAACCGCCGCCTTCCTGCACTGGTTCGATGCGCCGCCGGCAGGCGACCCCATCGTGCATGCGGGGCTGGCCCACCTGTGGCTCGTGACGCTGCACCCCTTCGACGACGGCAACGGCCGCATCAGCCGCGCCGTGGGCGACATGGCCCTGGCCCGCGCCGAGGGCAGCGCCCAGCGCTTCTACAGCCTGAGCGCGCAGATCCAGCGCGAACGCAAGCGCTACTACGAACAACTGGAAGCCACGCAGCGCGGCACGCTCGACGTCACGCCCTGGCTGGCCTGGTTCCTGGGCTGCCTGCTGCGCGCCGTGCAGGGCGCCGACGGCCTGGTGGCCGATGTGCTGGCCAAGGCGCAGTTCTGGCAGCGCTGGGCGGACATGCCCGTGAACGCCCGGCAGACGCTGGTGCTGAACCGGGTGCTGGATGGGATGGAGGGGAAGCTGAGCAACGCCCGGTGGGCGGCCATCGCCAAATGCTCATCGGATACCGCGCTGCGCGATATCAACGATCTGCTGGGCAAGGGGGTGCTGGTGCGGGTGGAGGGCGGGGGGAGGAATGTGGCCTATGCGCTGGTCCAGTAA
- a CDS encoding VOC family protein produces MFSHVIVGVTDLEKSKRFYDALLGTIGVPPGMANKSRYFYRSPGGLFGITLPINGEPATHGNGSTIGFTMQSPEQADAFHAAGVANGGTTCEDPPGYREGPVGPLYLAYLRDPDGNKLCAMYRPPKA; encoded by the coding sequence ATGTTCAGCCACGTGATCGTCGGCGTCACCGACCTCGAGAAATCCAAACGCTTCTACGACGCCCTGCTCGGCACCATCGGTGTGCCGCCCGGCATGGCCAACAAGAGCCGCTATTTTTACCGCAGCCCCGGGGGGCTGTTCGGCATCACGCTGCCGATCAATGGCGAGCCCGCCACGCACGGTAATGGCAGCACCATCGGGTTCACGATGCAGTCGCCGGAGCAGGCCGATGCCTTCCATGCGGCCGGCGTGGCGAACGGCGGCACGACCTGCGAAGACCCGCCGGGCTACCGCGAAGGCCCCGTGGGCCCGCTGTACCTGGCCTATCTGCGCGATCCGGACGGCAACAAGCTCTGCGCGATGTACCGGCCGCCCAAGGCCTGA